Proteins from a single region of Nocardiopsis dassonvillei subsp. dassonvillei DSM 43111:
- a CDS encoding transketolase family protein, which yields MRDTFAATVNRAMDTDPRLTVVLAAISTGMFRGAAARHPGRVIDMGIREQAMIGVAGGLALTGMRPVVHSYAPFLVERPFEQLKLDLGHQGVGAVLVSIGGSYDAAEEGRTHQAPGDVALLDTLPGWTVYAPGHPDEVRAALEAALPGEDRVYVRLSGTSNRAAMPLDGRLSVVRTGSPRSAGVVVAVGPMLDRVLEATADLDVTVAYTATVRPFDREGLSALVGAAGNADVLVVEPYLSGTSAHEVAAALADRRHRHLGLGVARDREVRAYGTPAQHAQAHGLDTEGVAKSARAFFLV from the coding sequence ATGCGTGACACCTTCGCCGCCACCGTCAACCGCGCCATGGACACCGACCCCCGCCTGACCGTCGTCCTGGCCGCCATCTCCACGGGCATGTTCCGCGGAGCCGCCGCCCGCCACCCCGGCCGTGTGATCGACATGGGCATCCGGGAGCAGGCCATGATCGGCGTGGCCGGGGGACTGGCCCTGACCGGGATGCGCCCGGTCGTGCACAGCTACGCGCCCTTCCTGGTGGAGCGGCCCTTCGAACAGCTCAAACTGGACCTGGGCCACCAGGGCGTGGGCGCCGTCCTGGTGAGCATCGGCGGCTCCTACGACGCCGCGGAGGAGGGGCGCACCCACCAGGCGCCCGGTGACGTGGCGCTGCTGGACACCCTTCCGGGGTGGACCGTGTACGCGCCGGGGCACCCCGACGAGGTGCGCGCCGCCCTGGAGGCCGCCCTGCCCGGGGAGGACCGCGTGTACGTGCGCCTGTCGGGGACCTCCAACCGCGCGGCGATGCCGTTGGACGGACGCCTCAGCGTGGTGCGCACGGGCTCGCCGCGTTCGGCCGGGGTGGTGGTGGCGGTCGGGCCGATGCTGGACCGGGTGCTGGAGGCCACCGCCGACCTGGACGTGACGGTCGCCTACACGGCCACCGTGCGCCCCTTCGACCGCGAGGGGCTGAGCGCGCTCGTCGGCGCGGCGGGCAACGCCGACGTGCTGGTGGTGGAGCCCTACCTGAGCGGGACCTCGGCGCACGAGGTCGCCGCGGCGCTGGCCGACCGGCGCCACCGCCACCTGGGCCTGGGCGTGGCACGGGACCGAGAGGTGCGCGCCTACGGAACCCCGGCGCAGCACGCCCAGGCGCACGGACTGGACACCGAGGGCGTCGCCAAGTCCGCCCGGGCCTTCTTCCTCGTGTGA
- a CDS encoding thiamine pyrophosphate-dependent enzyme, protein MTTATALSRYADLPALIGLMEGDEKHNGAAHSTLDIVWVLYDRVLSVTPETADDPARDRFLLSKGHGPAAFYAVLAAKGFLDVPTLRGWTAFDSPLGHHPDRLLVPGAEIGSGSLGHGLPLGLGSALGLRAQGVRRSDGTEPRVVVLVGDGELDEGSNHEAIAVAGRLGVDNLTVVAVDNASASHGWPGGIGARFGIEGWEARDVSGRDHDALYGALTRPHPGRPLAVVARVRS, encoded by the coding sequence ATGACCACCGCAACCGCTCTCTCGCGCTACGCCGACCTGCCGGCCCTCATCGGACTCATGGAGGGTGACGAGAAGCACAACGGGGCGGCCCACTCGACACTCGACATCGTGTGGGTGCTCTACGACCGTGTGCTGTCCGTCACCCCCGAGACCGCCGACGATCCCGCACGGGACCGGTTCCTGCTCTCCAAGGGGCACGGCCCCGCCGCCTTCTACGCCGTGCTCGCGGCCAAGGGCTTCCTGGACGTGCCGACGCTGCGCGGCTGGACCGCCTTCGACTCACCGCTCGGCCACCACCCGGACCGGCTGCTCGTGCCGGGCGCGGAGATCGGCAGCGGGTCGCTCGGCCACGGGCTGCCCCTGGGCCTGGGCAGCGCGCTCGGCCTGCGCGCCCAGGGCGTCCGCCGCTCCGACGGGACCGAACCCCGCGTCGTGGTGCTCGTCGGCGACGGCGAACTCGACGAGGGCAGCAACCACGAGGCCATCGCCGTCGCCGGACGGCTCGGCGTGGACAACCTCACCGTCGTCGCCGTGGACAACGCCTCCGCCAGCCACGGATGGCCGGGCGGGATCGGCGCCCGCTTCGGGATCGAGGGCTGGGAGGCCCGCGACGTCTCCGGCCGCGACCACGACGCCCTGTACGGGGCGCTCACCCGGCCCCACCCCGGACGGCCGCTGGCCGTCGTCGCCCGCGTCCGTTCCTAG
- a CDS encoding carbohydrate ABC transporter permease, giving the protein MTARAPERPAGAAGGAVAARAPRAAGRSRARLGSAALTVFTWAVGLVFVFPVLWLVLTAFKEENQAATDPPTLFFQPTLDRFTTVLGADFVPYLGNSAIATLASTLLVLLLGLPAAYALSVAPVKRTQDVLFFFISTKMLPVVAVVVPIYVAAAHLSMLDNVWTLVVLYTAMNLPIAVWMLRSFFLEVPKAIVEAARVEGAGLARVLWSVMMPVMAPGIAATALICMIFAWNEFFFAVNLTAARAATVPVFLTGFITSEGLFVAQLAAAAVMASLPIVVVGWAAQRQLVRGLSMGAVK; this is encoded by the coding sequence GTGACCGCCCGAGCCCCCGAACGACCCGCGGGCGCCGCGGGCGGCGCCGTCGCCGCACGCGCGCCGCGCGCGGCCGGCCGCTCCCGGGCCCGGCTGGGGAGCGCCGCCCTGACCGTGTTCACGTGGGCCGTGGGACTGGTGTTCGTGTTCCCGGTGCTGTGGCTGGTGCTGACCGCGTTCAAGGAGGAGAACCAGGCCGCGACCGACCCGCCGACGCTCTTCTTCCAGCCGACCCTGGACCGGTTCACCACCGTCCTGGGCGCGGACTTCGTGCCGTACCTGGGCAACTCGGCGATCGCCACCCTGGCGTCCACGCTCCTGGTGCTGCTGCTCGGGCTGCCCGCCGCCTACGCGCTGTCGGTGGCCCCGGTCAAGCGGACCCAGGACGTGCTGTTCTTCTTCATCTCGACGAAGATGCTGCCGGTGGTGGCGGTCGTGGTGCCGATCTACGTCGCCGCCGCGCACCTGTCCATGCTGGACAACGTGTGGACCCTGGTGGTGCTGTACACGGCGATGAACCTGCCCATCGCGGTGTGGATGCTGCGGTCGTTCTTCCTGGAGGTGCCCAAGGCGATCGTGGAGGCGGCCCGGGTGGAGGGAGCCGGGCTGGCGCGCGTGCTGTGGTCGGTGATGATGCCGGTGATGGCCCCGGGCATCGCGGCGACCGCGCTGATCTGCATGATCTTCGCCTGGAACGAGTTCTTCTTCGCCGTCAACCTGACCGCCGCCCGGGCCGCGACCGTCCCGGTGTTCCTGACCGGCTTCATCACGAGCGAGGGACTGTTCGTGGCGCAGCTGGCGGCGGCCGCCGTCATGGCGTCGCTGCCCATCGTGGTGGTGGGCTGGGCGGCCCAGCGCCAGCTGGTGCGCGGCCTGTCGATGGGCGCCGTCAAGTAG
- a CDS encoding carbohydrate ABC transporter permease, with the protein MSAVTAPAREAPAAATPPERPRRSRGGGGWARRAPLLPALVFMLVVTQLPFLATVVYSLRSWNLLRPDSQAWVGLANYAAVFTDRQFLGAAANTVLITASCVVVAMLLGIGLALLLDRKFRGRGVVRTLVITPFLILPVATALLWKHIMLEPVFGLVNFVLSPFGVESFDWVSQAPVFSVVAALVWQWTPFMMLLVLAGLQSQGSDVLEAGQVDGASRWQTFAWITLPHLRRYIELGVLLGSVYVVNTFDTIYMMTQGGPGTASSNLPFYVYQRTFLGFDIGQSAAMGVVVVVGTIIVATLALRLIFRTFMNAQEATS; encoded by the coding sequence ATGAGCGCTGTGACCGCGCCCGCGCGCGAGGCGCCCGCGGCGGCGACGCCGCCCGAGCGGCCGAGGCGGAGCCGCGGCGGGGGCGGATGGGCCCGCCGGGCCCCGCTCCTGCCCGCCCTGGTGTTCATGCTGGTCGTCACGCAGCTGCCGTTCCTGGCGACGGTCGTGTACTCGCTGCGCTCGTGGAACCTGCTGCGGCCCGACTCCCAGGCGTGGGTGGGCCTGGCCAACTACGCGGCGGTCTTCACCGACCGGCAGTTCCTGGGCGCGGCGGCGAACACGGTGCTGATCACCGCCTCCTGCGTGGTGGTGGCGATGCTGCTGGGCATCGGGCTCGCGCTGCTGCTGGACCGGAAGTTCAGAGGGCGAGGCGTGGTGCGCACGCTCGTCATCACCCCGTTCCTGATCCTGCCCGTGGCCACGGCGCTGCTGTGGAAGCACATCATGCTGGAGCCGGTGTTCGGCCTGGTGAACTTCGTGCTGTCGCCGTTCGGGGTCGAGTCGTTCGACTGGGTCTCCCAGGCGCCCGTGTTCTCCGTGGTGGCCGCGCTGGTCTGGCAGTGGACGCCGTTCATGATGCTGCTGGTGCTGGCGGGACTCCAGAGCCAGGGCTCCGACGTACTGGAGGCGGGCCAGGTCGACGGCGCGTCCCGGTGGCAGACGTTCGCCTGGATCACCCTGCCGCACCTGCGCCGCTACATCGAGCTGGGCGTGCTGCTGGGGTCGGTCTACGTGGTCAACACCTTCGACACGATCTACATGATGACCCAGGGCGGGCCGGGCACCGCCAGCTCCAACCTGCCCTTCTACGTCTACCAGCGGACCTTCCTCGGGTTCGACATCGGCCAGTCCGCGGCCATGGGCGTCGTGGTGGTGGTCGGCACCATCATCGTGGCGACGCTGGCCCTGCGGCTGATCTTCCGCACGTTCATGAACGCACAGGAGGCGACATCGTGA
- a CDS encoding 4-(cytidine 5'-diphospho)-2-C-methyl-D-erythritol kinase, producing the protein MTVNTTVTVRVPAKVNLQLAVGPRREDGFHDLVNVFHAVSLFDEVTVQAASSRRPSPPGGVGSAAEAFAGLTAGGALGSHLSRVPLDGSNLAARAVTLLAERTGRGLPVTVHLDKNIPVAGGMAGGSADAAAALLACDRLWGCGLPLEELLGYAADLGSDVPFALLGATAVGMGRGEVLRPMTSPGRFRWVFALSPHGLSTASVFAEYDRIRPDAPEPLLDRGLADALAGGDPAALGAALTNDLQEAALSLLPELERTLKTGAGAGALGSLVSGSGPTCAFLVGGGAERESVVAEREAAVVAALEGSGLCEQVVTAYGDVPGAAVL; encoded by the coding sequence GTGACCGTTAATACCACCGTAACCGTGCGGGTCCCCGCGAAGGTGAACCTCCAGTTGGCGGTGGGGCCCAGACGTGAGGACGGGTTCCACGACCTCGTCAACGTGTTCCACGCCGTCTCGCTGTTCGATGAGGTTACCGTCCAGGCGGCTTCCTCGCGCCGACCGAGCCCGCCCGGCGGTGTCGGATCGGCCGCCGAAGCCTTCGCCGGACTGACCGCGGGCGGCGCGCTGGGGTCCCACCTGTCCCGGGTGCCCCTGGACGGGTCCAACCTGGCCGCGCGCGCGGTGACCCTGCTGGCGGAGCGGACCGGCCGGGGCCTCCCCGTCACGGTCCACCTGGACAAGAACATCCCGGTGGCGGGCGGCATGGCCGGGGGCAGCGCGGACGCCGCGGCCGCCCTGCTGGCCTGCGACCGTCTGTGGGGCTGCGGCCTGCCGCTGGAGGAACTGCTCGGGTACGCGGCCGACCTGGGCAGCGACGTCCCCTTCGCGCTGCTGGGCGCCACCGCGGTGGGCATGGGGCGCGGGGAGGTCCTGCGGCCGATGACCAGTCCGGGAAGGTTCCGCTGGGTCTTCGCCCTGTCGCCGCACGGCCTGTCCACGGCCAGCGTGTTCGCCGAGTACGACCGCATCCGCCCGGACGCCCCCGAGCCCCTGCTGGACCGGGGGCTGGCCGACGCGCTCGCCGGCGGCGACCCGGCGGCCCTGGGAGCCGCGCTGACCAACGATCTCCAGGAGGCCGCGCTCTCGCTGCTGCCCGAGCTGGAGCGCACCCTCAAGACCGGCGCCGGTGCGGGGGCGCTGGGCTCCCTGGTGTCGGGGTCCGGTCCGACCTGCGCCTTCCTGGTCGGCGGCGGCGCCGAGCGGGAGTCGGTCGTCGCGGAGCGGGAGGCCGCGGTGGTGGCGGCGCTGGAGGGCAGCGGGCTGTGCGAACAGGTCGTGACGGCGTACGGGGACGTCCCCGGGGCCGCCGTCCTGTGA
- the galE gene encoding UDP-glucose 4-epimerase GalE, with product MNVLLTGGAGYIGSHTAVELLEAGHEVVVVDLLSNSHEEALRRVERITGRAVAFHRADCADPEAMRRVFAEHRVDAVIHMAGLKAVGESVEQPLRYYRNNMDALFTLIEVMDEHGVRDLVFSSSATVYGDPEQVPITEDSALSATNPYGATKLFAERVLQDTAAADPRWRITALRYFNPIGAHPSGLIGEDPQGVPNNLFPYVAQVAAGRRERLNVFGDDYDTPDGTGVRDYLHVVDLAQGHMAAVEHLADAPGYRVYNLGTGQGTSVLEGLRAFERATGVAVPYAVVDRRPGDIAVCYADPSAAARDLGWKAVRTVDDACRDAWRWQSANPAGFTA from the coding sequence ATGAACGTACTGCTCACCGGCGGTGCCGGGTACATCGGCTCCCACACGGCGGTCGAACTCCTCGAAGCCGGGCACGAGGTCGTGGTCGTGGACCTCCTCTCCAACAGCCACGAGGAGGCCCTGCGCCGCGTCGAGCGCATCACCGGGCGCGCCGTCGCCTTCCACCGGGCCGACTGCGCCGACCCCGAGGCGATGCGCCGGGTCTTCGCCGAGCACCGCGTCGACGCCGTCATCCACATGGCCGGGCTCAAGGCCGTGGGGGAGTCGGTGGAGCAGCCGCTGCGCTACTACCGCAACAACATGGACGCCCTGTTCACGCTCATCGAGGTCATGGACGAGCACGGCGTGCGCGACCTGGTGTTCAGCTCCTCGGCCACCGTCTACGGCGACCCCGAGCAGGTGCCGATCACCGAGGACAGCGCCCTGTCCGCCACCAACCCCTACGGCGCCACCAAGCTGTTCGCCGAGCGCGTCCTCCAGGACACGGCCGCCGCCGACCCGCGCTGGCGGATCACCGCCCTGCGCTACTTCAACCCCATCGGCGCCCACCCCAGCGGCCTGATCGGCGAGGACCCCCAGGGCGTTCCCAACAACCTCTTCCCCTACGTCGCGCAGGTCGCCGCGGGCCGCCGCGAGCGGCTGAACGTGTTCGGCGACGACTACGACACCCCCGACGGCACCGGCGTGCGCGACTACCTGCACGTGGTGGACCTGGCCCAGGGGCACATGGCCGCCGTGGAGCACCTCGCCGACGCTCCCGGGTACCGCGTCTACAACCTGGGCACGGGGCAGGGCACCTCCGTCCTGGAGGGCCTGCGCGCCTTCGAACGCGCCACCGGCGTGGCCGTCCCGTACGCCGTGGTCGACCGCCGCCCCGGCGACATCGCCGTGTGCTACGCCGACCCCTCGGCCGCCGCACGCGACCTGGGCTGGAAGGCCGTGCGCACGGTGGACGACGCCTGCCGCGACGCGTGGCGCTGGCAGTCGGCCAACCCCGCGGGCTTCACCGCCTGA
- a CDS encoding histidine kinase, with product MPDLSPRSLLDRVTLWARGHVLAVDALWAVVWFAMSMATWPRASFDTAESWVYLVLATACCAALALRRVRPFACLAVLGVLLAFHILWFDQPTAPVGICALVASYTAQAELPRPWRAVGLLLLLAGAAWAVLSIPPENLSADLELRLNSVVSAWTAVALFSLLGAFRRRNREEFARVVEHARLLETQREQEVRLAALDERTRIAREMHDILAHSLNVIVAQADGGRYAAKAAPERAVAALATVAQVGRESAAELHQLLGVLRDGEERGAAPAPGVGDLPGLVEEYRRAGLRIRLVQHGSPAAPRGGRADTGAPATLPATASLTVYRVVQESLANALKHGGPAAARVELTWSPGRVGIDVANSVREAAPAALTTPAGPSGRSESTGPSASGGPSAPPVFAGPSMPTALSAPEGVPPTGRSGPSTPADASGPSAPAGSCGTGRPSGTGRHSAAKAPSAVGAVPGGARRGPGHGLVGMRERVGLHGGTLEVGADDATGTWRVRAVVPWEEA from the coding sequence ATGCCCGACCTGTCCCCACGCTCCCTCCTGGACCGCGTGACGCTGTGGGCCCGCGGCCACGTGCTCGCCGTGGACGCGCTCTGGGCCGTCGTCTGGTTCGCCATGTCGATGGCGACCTGGCCGAGGGCCAGCTTCGACACCGCCGAGTCGTGGGTCTACCTCGTGCTGGCCACCGCGTGCTGCGCCGCCCTGGCCCTGCGCCGCGTCCGCCCGTTCGCGTGCCTCGCGGTGCTGGGCGTCCTGCTGGCGTTCCACATCCTCTGGTTCGACCAGCCCACGGCCCCGGTGGGCATCTGCGCCCTGGTCGCGTCCTACACGGCGCAGGCCGAGCTCCCGCGCCCGTGGCGCGCCGTCGGTCTCCTCCTGCTCCTGGCCGGAGCGGCCTGGGCCGTCCTCTCCATCCCGCCGGAGAACCTCTCCGCGGACCTGGAGCTGCGCCTCAACAGCGTCGTCTCGGCGTGGACGGCGGTCGCGCTGTTCTCCCTGCTCGGAGCGTTCCGCAGGCGCAACCGCGAGGAGTTCGCCCGCGTCGTGGAGCACGCCCGGCTGCTGGAGACCCAGCGGGAGCAGGAGGTGCGCCTGGCCGCGCTCGACGAGCGGACGCGCATCGCCCGGGAGATGCACGACATCCTCGCGCACTCGCTGAACGTCATCGTCGCCCAGGCCGACGGCGGCCGCTACGCCGCGAAGGCCGCCCCGGAGCGCGCGGTGGCCGCCCTGGCCACCGTCGCCCAGGTGGGACGCGAGTCGGCGGCGGAACTGCACCAGCTCCTGGGCGTCCTGCGCGACGGCGAGGAGCGCGGGGCCGCCCCGGCCCCCGGGGTCGGCGACCTGCCCGGCCTCGTGGAGGAGTACCGCCGCGCCGGTCTGCGGATCCGCCTGGTCCAGCACGGGTCCCCGGCCGCCCCGCGCGGCGGCCGGGCGGACACCGGCGCCCCGGCGACCCTGCCGGCGACCGCGTCCCTGACGGTCTACCGCGTGGTGCAGGAGTCGCTGGCCAACGCGCTCAAGCACGGGGGACCCGCCGCCGCGCGGGTCGAGCTGACGTGGTCGCCCGGGCGGGTCGGGATCGACGTGGCCAACTCCGTCCGCGAGGCCGCACCCGCGGCCCTCACCACACCCGCGGGCCCCTCAGGCCGCTCGGAATCCACAGGTCCGTCCGCGTCTGGAGGCCCCTCGGCTCCCCCGGTGTTCGCGGGCCCCTCCATGCCCACGGCCCTCTCCGCACCCGAGGGGGTTCCTCCCACGGGCCGCTCGGGTCCATCGACACCCGCGGACGCCTCGGGCCCCTCGGCGCCCGCGGGTTCCTGCGGCACCGGAAGGCCCTCCGGTACCGGGAGGCACTCCGCCGCCAAGGCGCCCTCCGCCGTCGGGGCGGTCCCGGGCGGCGCTCGGCGGGGCCCCGGCCACGGCCTGGTCGGCATGCGCGAGCGTGTGGGCCTGCACGGCGGCACCCTGGAGGTCGGCGCCGACGACGCCACCGGCACCTGGCGGGTGCGCGCGGTGGTCCCCTGGGAGGAGGCGTGA
- a CDS encoding serine/threonine-protein kinase yields MPSDGLPKNLEPLAAGDPATIGPYVLSGKLGSGGMGTVYLGSTPERNNQVAIKVIRPELAFDEATRARFRDEMENARKVASFCTAKVLDHGTFENRPYMVTEYIAGTALAEHIAENGPLDSSTLHGFALGVAAALAAIHRTGLVHRDLKPANVLLSLSGPRVIDFGIARAMNTATNHTQTGIVMGSPGWMAPEQLLEEKVTTSADIFAWGCLVAFAGNGTHPFGNGDAMTLGKRVLFAEPQIGNLISPLDRLVTRALAKEPGRRPTAQDLLLELAGGEDNSNPNDMVSHALHQSWRPNLPPMPPHGMPHPQQGPHQTMAGMRHPAPGQYQGAPPAPMPPPAHQTGNYPRPQGPPPGHPAGPPPGGQAQQVHQAPGVQAPGGQPQGGPVQQARPVPGPAQAPHPASTGPIPMVPPADQQTGRRGPQPYVPPVPPPPHQPAAPNRRKGTVVALVLGAVALLAALIVMATVLTNLSDWSLFGDGDPQGDSSEQTGAAQEPQEPAPGDESPGGADEEEAPGEVPSGMSGASADRMVEYRIRGVSCGLTEHNIRSELPSTGQYCVVDLELFNVSDELVRFEHTEQQMTTSGEPVNAQAPSVREVEAPLWDPAGISPGVAAGGELVFILRDDMDPRTLVLNHRTGAEATEINIEHIVD; encoded by the coding sequence TTGCCGTCGGATGGGCTCCCGAAGAACCTGGAACCGCTGGCCGCCGGAGATCCGGCCACCATCGGTCCCTACGTGCTGTCCGGGAAGCTGGGTAGCGGCGGCATGGGAACCGTCTACCTGGGCAGCACTCCCGAGCGCAACAACCAGGTAGCCATCAAGGTCATCCGCCCGGAGCTCGCCTTCGACGAGGCGACGCGGGCGCGCTTTCGCGACGAGATGGAGAACGCCCGCAAGGTCGCCTCCTTCTGCACCGCCAAGGTGCTCGACCACGGGACGTTCGAGAACCGTCCCTACATGGTCACCGAGTACATCGCGGGCACCGCCCTGGCCGAGCACATCGCCGAGAACGGTCCGCTGGACTCCTCGACGCTGCACGGCTTCGCACTGGGCGTGGCGGCCGCCCTGGCCGCCATCCACCGCACCGGGCTGGTCCACCGCGACCTCAAGCCCGCCAACGTGCTGCTGTCGCTCTCGGGGCCCCGGGTGATCGACTTCGGCATCGCCCGCGCGATGAACACCGCCACCAACCACACCCAGACCGGCATCGTCATGGGCAGCCCCGGCTGGATGGCTCCCGAGCAGCTGCTGGAGGAGAAGGTCACCACCTCGGCGGACATCTTCGCCTGGGGCTGCCTGGTGGCCTTCGCCGGGAACGGCACCCACCCCTTCGGCAACGGCGACGCCATGACATTGGGCAAGCGGGTGCTGTTCGCCGAACCCCAGATCGGCAACCTGATCAGCCCCCTGGACCGCCTGGTGACGCGCGCGCTGGCCAAGGAGCCGGGCCGCCGCCCCACCGCCCAGGACCTGCTGTTGGAGCTGGCGGGCGGCGAGGACAACAGCAACCCCAACGACATGGTGTCCCACGCGCTGCACCAGTCGTGGCGGCCCAACCTGCCCCCGATGCCCCCGCACGGCATGCCCCACCCCCAGCAGGGGCCGCACCAGACCATGGCGGGCATGCGGCACCCGGCGCCCGGCCAGTACCAGGGCGCACCGCCCGCGCCCATGCCCCCGCCCGCGCACCAGACGGGCAACTACCCGCGCCCGCAGGGGCCGCCGCCGGGCCATCCGGCCGGTCCCCCGCCGGGGGGCCAGGCGCAGCAGGTGCACCAGGCCCCCGGGGTCCAGGCCCCGGGCGGGCAGCCCCAGGGCGGCCCGGTGCAGCAGGCCCGGCCCGTGCCCGGCCCCGCCCAGGCGCCGCACCCCGCCTCGACCGGGCCGATCCCGATGGTCCCCCCGGCCGACCAGCAGACGGGCCGCCGGGGTCCGCAGCCCTACGTTCCGCCGGTGCCGCCGCCACCGCACCAGCCCGCCGCGCCCAACCGGCGCAAGGGGACGGTCGTGGCCCTGGTGCTGGGCGCCGTGGCGCTGCTGGCGGCCCTGATCGTCATGGCGACCGTGCTGACCAACCTCAGCGACTGGTCGCTCTTCGGGGACGGCGACCCCCAGGGGGACTCCTCCGAGCAGACGGGCGCCGCCCAGGAACCGCAGGAGCCCGCGCCCGGCGACGAGTCCCCCGGCGGCGCCGACGAGGAGGAGGCGCCCGGCGAGGTGCCCAGCGGGATGTCGGGCGCCTCGGCCGACCGCATGGTCGAGTACCGGATCCGCGGCGTCAGCTGCGGCCTGACCGAGCACAACATCCGCTCGGAGCTGCCCTCGACCGGCCAGTACTGCGTGGTGGACCTGGAGCTGTTCAACGTCAGCGACGAACTGGTGAGGTTCGAGCACACAGAGCAGCAGATGACGACCAGCGGGGAGCCCGTCAACGCCCAGGCACCGTCCGTGCGCGAGGTCGAGGCCCCGCTGTGGGACCCGGCCGGGATCAGTCCCGGGGTCGCCGCCGGGGGCGAGCTGGTGTTCATACTCCGCGACGACATGGACCCGCGCACGCTGGTGCTCAACCACCGGACGGGCGCGGAGGCCACGGAGATCAACATCGAGCACATCGTGGACTGA
- the guaA gene encoding glutamine-hydrolyzing GMP synthase, which translates to MSVGAESTFDTVLVVDFGAQYAQLIARRVRECHVHSEIVPSTMPVEEMLAKKPKAIILSGGPSSVYAEGAPNLGPELFETGVPTFGICYGFQAMTRALGGTVARTDLSEFGRTELSAVTDSLLFAGMPAEQLVWMSHGDSVVEAPEGFATTASTAGAPVAAFEHTGRNLFGVQFHPEVLHTEHGQEVLRRFLYEGAGCRPTWTMVNIVEEQLERIREDIGDKRVICALSGGVDSAVAGALVQRAVGDQLTCVFVDHGLLRKGEAEQVEKDFVAITGAKLKVVDAEERFLSALAGVSDPEEKRKIIGREFIRVFEQAAREVVAESGETGAEVEFLVQGTLYPDVVESGGGTGTANIKSHHNVGGLPDDLQFTLVEPLRELFKDEVRKVGEELGLPAEMVWRQPFPGPGLGIRIIGEVTRERLEILREADAIAREELTRAGLDRDIWQCPVVLLADVRSVGVQGDGRTYGHPVVLRPVSSEDAMTADWSRVPYDVLARISNRITNEVREINRVALDVTSKPPGTIEWE; encoded by the coding sequence GTGTCCGTTGGTGCTGAGAGCACGTTCGACACCGTTCTCGTCGTCGACTTCGGCGCGCAGTACGCGCAGCTGATCGCACGCCGGGTCCGCGAATGCCACGTGCACAGTGAGATCGTGCCCTCGACCATGCCCGTCGAGGAGATGCTCGCCAAGAAACCCAAGGCCATCATCCTCTCCGGCGGACCGTCGTCGGTCTACGCCGAGGGGGCCCCGAACCTGGGCCCCGAGCTGTTCGAGACCGGGGTGCCCACCTTCGGCATCTGCTACGGCTTCCAGGCGATGACCCGGGCCCTGGGCGGCACCGTCGCCAGGACCGACCTCAGCGAGTTCGGCCGCACCGAGCTGTCGGCGGTCACCGACTCCCTGCTGTTCGCCGGGATGCCCGCCGAGCAGCTGGTCTGGATGTCGCACGGCGACTCGGTGGTGGAGGCCCCCGAGGGCTTCGCCACGACCGCCAGCACCGCGGGGGCCCCGGTCGCCGCGTTCGAGCACACCGGCCGCAACCTCTTCGGCGTCCAGTTCCACCCCGAGGTCCTGCACACCGAGCACGGCCAGGAGGTGCTGCGCCGCTTCCTGTACGAGGGCGCCGGGTGCCGCCCCACCTGGACGATGGTCAACATCGTCGAGGAGCAGCTGGAGCGCATCCGCGAGGACATCGGCGACAAGCGCGTCATCTGCGCGCTGAGCGGCGGCGTGGACTCCGCGGTGGCCGGCGCGCTGGTGCAGCGCGCCGTCGGCGACCAGCTGACCTGCGTCTTCGTGGACCACGGCCTGCTGCGCAAGGGCGAGGCCGAGCAGGTGGAGAAGGACTTCGTCGCGATCACGGGCGCCAAGCTCAAGGTCGTGGACGCCGAGGAGCGGTTCCTGTCCGCCCTCGCGGGGGTCTCCGACCCCGAGGAGAAGCGCAAGATCATCGGCCGCGAGTTCATCCGCGTGTTCGAGCAGGCGGCCCGCGAGGTCGTCGCCGAGAGCGGCGAGACCGGCGCCGAGGTCGAGTTCCTGGTGCAGGGCACCCTCTACCCCGACGTGGTGGAGTCCGGCGGCGGTACCGGGACCGCCAACATCAAGTCCCACCACAACGTGGGCGGGCTGCCCGACGACCTCCAGTTCACGCTGGTGGAACCGCTGCGCGAGCTGTTCAAGGACGAGGTGCGCAAGGTCGGCGAGGAGCTGGGCCTGCCCGCCGAGATGGTCTGGCGCCAGCCCTTCCCCGGCCCCGGCCTGGGCATCCGCATCATCGGCGAGGTCACCCGCGAACGCCTGGAGATCCTGCGCGAGGCCGACGCGATCGCCCGCGAGGAGCTGACCCGCGCCGGACTCGACCGCGACATCTGGCAGTGCCCGGTGGTGCTGCTCGCCGACGTGCGGTCGGTGGGCGTGCAGGGCGACGGGCGCACCTACGGCCACCCGGTCGTGCTGCGCCCGGTCAGCAGCGAGGACGCCATGACCGCCGACTGGTCGCGCGTGCCCTACGACGTGCTGGCCAGGATCTCCAACCGCATCACCAACGAGGTGCGCGAGATCAACCGGGTGGCGCTGGACGTGACCAGCAAGCCCCCGGGCACCATCGAGTGGGAGTAG